Proteins encoded by one window of Puntigrus tetrazona isolate hp1 chromosome 25, ASM1883169v1, whole genome shotgun sequence:
- the mdkb gene encoding midkine b, protein MRSLFSIALVLLVVLMITAEASMKKKEKGKEPKADAECSEWQYGKCVPNSGDCGSGIREATCNEQTKKTKCKVPCNWKKDFGADCKYKFGRWAECDTTTGTRSRSGTLKKALYNAECQTTIKVSKPCTPKTPKPKGGEKKKGKGKEN, encoded by the exons atgCGGAGTTTATTCTCTATAGCACTTGTGCTGCTGGTGGTGTTGATGATCACCGCCGAAGCCAGTATGAAGAAAAAAG AAAAGGGCAAAGAGCCCAAAGCAGATGCCGAGTGCAGTGAATGGCAGTATGGGAAATGCGTGCCCAACAGCGGCGACTGTGGCTCCGGCATTCGGGAGGCGACCTGCAACgaacaaacaaagaaaaccaAATGCAAAGTCCCATGCAACTGGAAGAAAGACTTCGGCG ctgactGCAAGTACAAGTTTGGTCGCTGGGCTGAATGTGACACCACTACAGGAACCAGAAGCAGGTCTGGGACATTGAAGAAGGCACTGTACAACGCTGAATGCCAGACCACCATTAAAGTGTCCAAACCTTGCACCCCAAAGACCCCCAAACCTAAGGGAGGCgagaagaagaaaggaaaaggGAAGGAAAACTAA
- the chrm4b gene encoding muscarinic acetylcholine receptor M4: protein MEAGSVLFSRDFEWFVFNGSSTSSSIMLNSSIHSPLLEESYLISGRPRRAFGIVGVVVIVLITSCISLLTVLGNVLVLLSIKVNRNLRTINNYFLFSLACSDLIVGVFSMNLYIVYAVKGYWPLGPHMCDLWLVVDYVVSNASVMNLLLICFDRYFCVTRPLSYPTKRTAKWAGVMIAAAWLQSLLLWAPAILLWQAGRDRSKVPEGQCYILLLANPAVTLATTIPAFYIPVVIMMVLYTKISLASQRRVHKLKPESTNLLDPSKTSGGTSTGNPDLVNNIKPDDSCSFKRDLKLVRMKRLFSVEFSKTDDSLDLSPDASMEGRELDAETSRQKTLTACVETRRTTQPHCFQNHTAIHVQASKVVSKNARQKALRERKVTKTVLAVLLAFIVTWTPYSVMVLIGTFCRWCVPEILWMVGYFMCYVNSTVNPVCYALCNVTFKRTFKQLLMCKFRNLTLK, encoded by the exons ATGGAGGCTGGATCTGTCCTTTTCTCAAGGGACTTTGAGTGGTTCGTTTTTAACG GGTCCTCCACAAGTTCCTCCATCATGCTTAACAGTAGCATCCACAGTCCCTTGCTCGAGGAATCATACTTGATATCAGGAAGACCTCGTCGTGCATTCGGGATTGTTGGGGTGGTCGTCATTGTACTTATCACTAGCTGCATCAGCCTACTAACAGTCCTGGGCAACGTCTTGGTTCTGCTTTCAATCAAAGTCAACCGCAATCTCCGAACTATCAACAACTACTTCCTTTTTAGTCTTGCTTGTTCAGACCTTATCGTTGGTGTCTTCTCCATGAATCTCTACATTGTGTACGCCGTAAAGGGATATTGGCCTTTGGGACCGCATATGTGCGATTTGTGGTTAGTTGTGGATTACGTGGTGAGTAACGCCTCTGTGATGAACCTCCTACTAATCTGTTTTGACCGGTACTTCTGCGTGACTCGGCCTCTGAGTTACCCGACCAAACGTACCGCAAAGTGGGCTGGGGTGATGATTGCAGCTGCTTGGTTACAGTCTCTGCTTCTCTGGGCTCCAGCTATCCTGCTTTGGCAGGCTGGAAGGGACAGGAGCAAGGTCCCAGAGGGACAATGTTACATCCTGCTCCTCGCAAACCCTGCTGTAACCCTGGCAACCACTATTCCAGCGTTCTACATTCCTGTTGTAATAATGATGGTACTTTACACGAAAATATCCCTGGCCAGTCAAAGACGGGTTCATAAGTTGAAGCCTGAATCCACAAACCTGCTTGATCCATCTAAGACAAGTGGAGGAACGTCAACCGGCAACCCTGACCTAGTGAATAACATTAAACCGGATGACTCATGCTCTTTCAAACGAGATTTAAAGCTCGTTAGAATGAAACGCCTCTTTTCTGTAGAGTTCAGCAAGACTGATGACTCCTTGGATTTAAGTCCCGATGCCTCTATGGAAGGGCGAGAGCTGGATGCAGAAACCTCAAGACAGAAGACCTTGACAGCGTGTGTGGAAACTAGAAGAACAACGCAACCTCACTGTTTTCAAAATCATACTGCCATTCATGTTCAAGCGTCCAAAGTTGTCTCCAAGAATGCCAGACAGAAGGCTCTGAGAGAGAGGAAGGTGACAAAAACCGTCCTTGCAGTTCTTCTGGCCTTCATTGTTACTTGGACGCCTTATAGCGTTATGGTCCTGATTGGTACCTTCTGTCGTTGGTGTGTCCCTGAAATTCTGTGGATGGTGGGTTACTTTATGTGCTACGTCAACAGCACGGTAAATCCAGTGTGCTACGCACTCTGTAACGTCACCTTCAAAAGAACCTTTAAACAACTGTTGATGTGCAAGTTCAGAaatttgacattaaaatga
- the dgkzb gene encoding diacylglycerol kinase zeta → MDTFFRRHFKRKEAGEAIHDGHVPESCRHRRPSIAVPASRARRRSSVGLPSTALTQRRRSSVQLQALPRISNSQPVQKSSGRRRSSTTTPKANPRFAVRRKKVGKLRNIDTHLLGPSMLLASLIQMTEEEEEDEESRSPLPGQVELKGSSTKFRSHTDVLLSEGDSDSDSEDSSGHSEESHHSGLRKEFLEEADLSDWEIKESAVLCQQECLPLAVVAERVQAHPLIRVPRCLRRNSSHYGYAEPGPHVRYCRSSQRRRRRRVSTISKAGSPWPGRGMPLPNRRSSTCYRGHATLNPLLGAYYDPRLESWSGFLSKAIAKAGVQDNAAQSGAIIPAKCEPNKEICSTVDWTENAQFGQHVWFETSPSGDFCYVGETYCFAKSLQKSLPRHKCASCKIAVHTVCMDQLEKINFRCKPSFKDPGMRNVRETPNMRHHWVHRRRQDGKCRQCGKGFQQKFSFHSKDIVAISCSWCKQAYHNKVTCFMLQKIDETCSLGAHAAVIIPPTWIIRVRRQQASLKSSKRKKKTSLKAKPCKKATEDGKWKHFVVRPIPSQLMKPLLVFVNPKSGGNQGTKIIRSFMWYLNPRQVFDLTQGGPREGLEMYSKVPNLRVLVCGGDGTVGWILSVLDELQLNPQPAVAVLPLGTGNDLARTLNWGRGYTDEPVSKILSHVEDGNIVQLDRWNLSVEPNVEASEEERDEHQTDKLPIDVFNNYFSLGFDAHVTLEFHESREAKPERFNSRLRNKMFYAGTAFSDFLMGSSKDLSKHIRVVCDGTDLTSKVQDMKLQCLLFLNIPRYCAGTMPWGNPSEHNDFGPQKHDDGLIEVIGFTMTSLATLQVGGHGERLHQCQDVTLTTFKPIPVQVDGEPCRLAPSVIRITLRNQANMLQKTKRRISLPQLYDQQPIAEKVQIQVNRISMRDYETLHYDKEQLREASIPMGIITVPGNSDLETCRQHIEKLHEKGDGVNTDTLHMPKLSPKWCFLDSTTADRFYRIDRGQEHLNYVTEISQDELFILDPELVTKETVGTSPGMPGAMETVGGCSNSTDQFAFPACSAGPSPLCRVHQTHAEGQTESASTDSDTHIQNSDPETPTKPGLCRRGAKIMNLNRSNTLDEDSENVPRLDSGWNDSDQESIVLLFDAVKSGNLEKLVEMHEAGAKLLVQDRFGCTLLHHAIALGNKEIVKYIIDNSPACILDVTEKSTGETALHKAAALCQRTICYYLVEAGASLMKTDLRGDTPKMYAERARDMDLAAYLENRQHHQMIQREDHETAV, encoded by the exons ATGGACACGTTTTTCCGAAGGCATTTTAAGAGGAAGGAAGCAGGAGAAGCCATTCATGATGGCCACGTACCTGAATCCTGTCGACACAGGAGGCCAAGCATTGCAGTGCCAGCCAGCCGTGCCCGTCGACGCTCCAGCGTAGGTCTTCCTTCCACTGCGTTGACCCAGCGACGCCGATCCAGTGTCCAACTTCAGGCTTTACCTCGAATCAGTAACAGCCAACCGGTTCAGAAAAGCAGTGGTAGACGGCGTTCCAGCACCACCACCCCGAAGGCCAATCCTCGCTTTGCCGTACGCCGGAAAAAAGTGGGCAAGCTCCGCAATATAGACACACACCTCTTGGGCCCATCCATGCTGCTGGCCAGCTTAATTCAGATGacagaagaggaggaagaggatgaggagaGCCGAAGTCCATTGCCAGGGCAAGTAGAACTCAAGGGAAGCAGCACAAAGTTCAGGAGTCACACAGATGTGCTTCTTTCAGAAGGTGACAGCGACAGTGATAGCGAGGATTCCAGTGGCCACTCGGAAGAGAGTCATCATTCGGGGTTGCGCAAGGAGTTTCTAGAGGAGGCAGATTTGTCAGACTGGGAGATCAAAGAGTCTGCTGTCTTGTGCCAGCAGGAATGCCTTCCTCTGGCTGTGGTGGCAGAGCGTGTCCAGGCCCACCCGTTGATCCGAGTTCCCCGCTGCCTTCGGAGGAACTCGTCACATTATGGCTATGCGGAGCCGGGCCCACACGTCCGCTACTGCCGCAGCAGCCAGAGGAGGCGCCGTCGACGGGTCTCTACTATCTCAAAAGCGGGAAGCCCCTGGCCAGGAAGAGGCATGCCGCTTCCTAACCGAAGAAGCTCTACCTGCTACAGGGGTCATGCGACTCTCAATCCCCTCCTGGGAGCTTATTATGATCCCAGACTGGAGTCTTGGAGTGGATTCTTGTC GAAAGCCATTGCCAAGGCTGGTGTGCAGGATAATGCTGCCCAATCCGGAGCTATAATACCGGCCAAATGTGAACCTAACAAAGAGATCTGCAGCACTGTGGATTGGACT GAAAATGCCCAGTTTGGTCAACATGTGTGGTTTGAGACCAGCCCGTCTGGAGATTTCTGTTACGTTGGAGAGACGTATTGTTTTGCGAAGTCACtg CAAAAATCTCTTCCCCGCCACAAATGTGCATCCTGCAAAATAGCTGTTCACACTGTATGCATGGATCAGCTGGAGAAG ATTAACTTCAGATGTAAACCATCATTTAAAGACCCGGGGATGAGAAATGTCAGAGAG acTCCAAACATGAGACATCACTGGGTCCATAGGAGACGGCAAGATGGAAAATGCCGGCAATGTGGAAAG GGTTTCCAGCAGAAATTCTCCTTTCACAGTAAAGATATTGTGGCCATCAGCTGCTCGTGGTGTAAGCAGGCA TATCACAACAAGGTGACCTGCTTCATGCTGCAGAAAATCGATGAGACGTGTTCCCTCGGAGCTCACGCGGCTGTGATCATCCCTCCAACCTGGATCATCAGAGTCCGCAGACAGCAG GCATCATTGAAGAGCAgtaaaaggaagaagaaaacatCCCTGAAGGCCAAACCCTGCAAGAAAGCCACAGAG GATGGCAAATGGAAGCACTTTGTTGTGCGGCCGATTCCTTCTCAGCTCATGAAGCCTCTTCTGGTTTTTGTCAATCCGAAGAGTGGAGGAAACCAG GGAACGAAAATCATCCGCTCTTTCATGTGGTACCTGAACCCCCGGCAAGTGTTCGACCTCACTCAGGGAGGCCCGAGAGAGGG GTTAGAAATGTACAGCAAAGTGCCCAACCTGCGTGTCCTCGTTTGTGGCGGTGACGGAACG GTTGGCTGGATTCTCTCAGTGCTGGATGAGCTCCAGTTGAATCCTCAACCCGCCGTAGCCGTGCTTCCCCTCGGGACAGGAAATGACCTGGCCAGGACTCTCAACTGGGGCCGG GGTTACACAGATGAACCGGTGTCTAAAATCTTGTCTCATGTTGAAGACGGCAACATCGTCCAGCTGGACCGATGGAACCTGAGCGTGGAGCCCAATGTAGAGGCCAGCGAGGAGGAGAGAGACGAACACCAGACGGACAAG CTTCCAATTGACGTCTTCAACAATTACTTCAGCCTCGGATTTGATGCACACGTGACCTTGGAGTTTCACGAATCCCGAG AGGCTAAACCAGAACGGTTCAATAGTCGGCTTCGCAATAAGATGTTTTATGCAGGG ACAGCCTTCTCAGACTTTTTGATGGGCAGCTCCAAAGATCTGTCCAAACACATCAGGGTTGTG TGTGATGGTACTGACCTGACTAGTAAAGTGCAGGATATGAAACTGCAGTGCCTCTTGTTCCTCAACATCCCCAG ATATTGTGCTGGTACGATGCCATGGGGGAACCCAAGTGAGCACAACGACTTTGGGCCACAGAAACATGACGACGGGCTCATTGAGGTGATTGGCTTCACCATGACCTCTCTG GCGACGCTGCAGGTTGGAGGACATGGCGAGAGGCTTCATCAGTGTCAGGATGTAACCCTGACAACCTTTAAGCCCATTCCTGTGCAGGTGGATGGAGAACCCTGCAGACTGGCTCCATCCGTCATCCGCATCACCCTCAGAAACCAGGCCAACATGCTGCAGAAGACCAAGAGAAGAATCTCTTTACCACAACTATATGA TCAGCAGCCCATCGCAGAGAAAGTGCAGATCCAGGTGAACCGTATCAGCATGCGTGATTATGAAACTCTTCATTATGATAAGGAGCAGCTCAGGGAGGCCT CGATTCCTATGGGGATAATTACAGTTCCCGGGAACAGTGATTTAGAGACGTGTCGGCAGCATATCGAGAAGCTACATGAG AAGGGGGATGGTGTGAATACAGACACACTGCACATGCCAAAGCTTTCACCAAAATGGTGCTTCCTGGATT CTACTACAGCAGACCGTTTCTACAGAATAGACCGCGGTCAG GAGCATCTAAACTATGTGACGGAGATCTCTCAGGATGAGCTTTTCATCTTGGACCCGGAGCTGGTCACCAAGGAGACGGTGGGCACATCGCCCGGAATGCCGGGGGCGATGGAAACTGTTGGGGGATGTTCCAACAGCACAGACCAGTTTGCTTTTCCTGCCTGCTCTGCCGGGCCTTCTCCACTGTGCAG GGTTCACCAGACGCATGCTGAAGGCCAAACGGAAAGCGCGAGCACGGATAgcgacacacacatacaaaatagcGACCCGGAGACTCCCACAAAGCCGGGCTTGTGCAG GAGGGGAgcaaaaattatgaatttgaaTCGTTCAAACACACTTGATGAGGACTCAGAGAATGTGCCAAG gTTAGATTCGGGATGGAATGACAGTGATCAAG AATCAATCGTTTTGCTCTTTGATGCCGTGAAGTCTGGCAACCTCGAAAAG CTGGTTGAGATGCATGAAGCCGGAGCCAAGCTTCTGGTCCAGGACCGTTTTGGCTGCACCCTCCTCCATCATGCAATTGCTTTAGGCAATAAAGAGATCGTGAAGTACATCATTGATAATT CTCCTGCTTGCATCTTGGATGTAACGGAGAAATCAAC AGGGGAGACGGCCCTGCATAAGGCAGCTGCATTGTGCCAGAGAACAATCTGCTATTACCTGGTGGAGGCCGGAGCATCCCTCATGAAGACGGATCTACGG GGTGACACTCCAAAGATGTATGCGGAAAGAGCTCGAGATATGGACTTGGCCGCATACCTGGAAAACCGCCAACACCACCAGATGATCCAGAGGGAGGACCACGAGACGGCTGTGTGA